The Mauremys reevesii isolate NIE-2019 linkage group 1, ASM1616193v1, whole genome shotgun sequence genome segment TTTGTgtgagaaagagaaaagaaatcaaGTGACGATGGAGTGGTTAATGATAGCTATGAAGTAAAGGGAAAGAAAAGGTGACAACGACTGGAGTTGGAAGGAAGTCCAACAAGAAGGGACTTTTCTTCACAGACAAGAACAATAATGCTTTTGAGGAGAGAAGTGGAGAAGGGGAATTATAACAAAAATGTGGCATTtactgtaaaacaaataataaattacaCAGCAATGCCAGATTGCTAGTAAATCAAGGGGGAATGAGGCCCCCAATCTTGAAACTGCAGTGAGGTTATATACACCTTTTTGATTCCTGAAAAGCGAATGTAATCATTTCCTCAAAACAAATTGTGGCGAACAGGATGGGAAGAAAAGAAGATATTCCATTGTCCACAGCCAGCCCCATCAGTGACAATCCACGGACTCTTAGATTATATACAATACACTGGGCTTTCCATATCTTCTGATGGACAAGGAGCTCTGAACTGCTGTCTCTTCAGGCTCAAGCCAAGGGAATTGAATTCATGAACAGAATCCATGTACAAAAGAACACAGGTAGTGTGGGAGGAGATACAAGATGGAGGAAGGTGCAAACTGGTCATTGGCTGAGTAAAGGATATAGTTATATATATTGATAGTTGCTTGGGGGGAAATGGAGTCAACAGACAGAGAAATCATTGAAAGAGAATGGAGAGGTACCCAGGCTTTGGGACACTGGTTCACAAACTACAGTTGATGGCCCTCCAAAGATCTGCAGTATGAATAATTTTGAGAAATAGGGAATTGGAGACTgaagcctggaaggggaggagggtcATTTCTCTGTCACAAAGTGGCCTGATGAATGAAAAAGCTGGAGAACCTCTGCTTTAGTGGATGAGTGCACCAAAGCAAAGGCAGGAATAGGCTGGTTTGAGAAGAACAAAATCTGAAGTGCCGAAGGATTGATCTCTGACAGCAAGACCAAAGCTAGAGCAAGGGTGTTGTAACTTCTGGATGAATGGGTAGGAGAGCCTGTGAAACACCAAGAACTTCCAGAAGAAAAAAGAAGTCAGAGATGTTAGGATTAACCCCCTAATGCTTACACTAGAAGAGGTGAAGCCAGTATATACATAACAACTGATAAATCCTGAAGGAAAGGGTTCATTAGGCCAAAACTGGCTGATAAATTACCAAGAGTGATCCTGCAGTCATAAACCAatactcccattgaattcaatggagtcTTGCCCGAAAAAAGGGTCTGATGGCTGTGGAAGAAGGTCAaaaaggtgtttaaaaaaaaaaagggatgggTAGTTGTGAGTTGAGACTTAGGTCTTGTGAACACTTAAAACTGAAGCTgacatagctacagtgctcaggggtgtgaaaaatgccAACCGGACCCCGCTTTAGATGCACTGGtatcaatggaagaatgcttccatcaaccGAGCTACTGTCGCTTGGGGAGATGGCATTCcaacagcaatggaaaaaccctTCTGCCAGTGTAGGCTGCACTCACAGTACGGGGATATACCGGCATAACTGCTATATAGCAAGGCTGCTATAGTCCCCACAATGTAGACACAGCATAAGGAAAGCTGAAGTCTAGATTTGACAATGTCAGCCATGGGTCTGTCACATATGAAtagacacgtgtgtgtgtgtgtgtgtgtgtgtgcacacgcgtgTGTTAGATGTGTGTGTATTAATCTCAATGGTTAAAAAGTTAATCAAATTTAAAGAATATATATAGTCCATAAAATTAGTATTTAAAGATTAAaaggggtaaaaatctgtctgggcattggtcctgctttgaacagggggttggactagatgacctcctgaggtcccttccaaccctgatattctatgattaaaatctGTACAAGTAGGAAAACTAGCCTACTGTGCAAAAGACAGTTATCAACTCTCAAATACCATTAAATAATAGTAactatttatattatggtagcacctcaGCCCCCCAGTCTAGACTCTACTCTGCTACATGCTGCACAAGTTCATAGGTAGAAATAGTCCCTGTTCCAAAAAGCACCATACATTTCTGCCTGTAACATGATTGATTGTCAGTGAACAGTAATTCTGCCACCTCCTCAGAGGACTAATGATTAGACCTATTGTAAACAACTGTATCTGAATCAACAACAGCATGATGCAGAATTTTATAGGGATGCTGTTAAGTAGTTTAAGGCTCAATTgctaggttttattttttaaagaaggaTTTTTACATAAATTAAAATGCgttgaaaaattaaataaataaatgtaaagacTAAATTAGATTTAATTATTTAAACATTTCCATAGTGTATGGAAACCCAAACACAGGAGAAGCAGAAAATATGACTGTccataaacacaaagtgaaaaTGACTGCTGAGTTTCTTGGTTAACTTTGGAGTAAAGTAAaaaaagtgtttgtttgttttttaaaagtgtcaCAGACACAAAGCAAACTTGATGTTGTTTCCATTCTTTCTCCTTCCATAATCTAGTGGTATCACAAATAAGACATATGTTTACATATGTTTGGCAGTGTCATTGTAACATACATATTtggcaatttaaaacaaaaaatgctcTCCTCATCTCATCTTTTTCCTTATGATACTAAAGAATGAAGTGCCTATAATAATATATGAAAACATTCAGATAACACGAGACTTCATAAAGAATCTGTCAACATTCCATCGCAGCTTCTGATATTTTTGGATGTACCATATCTGTCCTCAGAAACCACCTTTATGACCCATTAAAAAATGAACAGATAAAGCAGAAAAATCAAAGGTTCTGATCCAGCatctactgaagttaatggcaaaatttccattgacttaaatgagagaTGGCTACCATCAGGTCACAATGATTTAACTCATTATTGCTGTTCTCCAGTGCAAGAATTCTGCATTAGCAAACATATGATTGATCTCAAAGCCTTATCCTGCAACCcttatgtgaatagtcccatcgGCTTCAATGGGCCTTCCCATGTGAGCTAGGGATGTAGGACAGGGCCCTTTGTATCACCACAGGCTGCAATCTATCTTTCTAAGACCACTAAAAGCAGGAAGCAGTGACCCGAAACACCTTGTCTTACCTGTGGCACAAAGGGCAATAAATGTTTGTGCATGCTTCCGGATCAAAAGCAACTTGTCTGTAGGTAGAGGCAGTTTTCTTAGAATGTGTTCAATGAAATCATGTGGCGTCACTGCTGCAAGATTCCACTTCAACTTTCCCAGCAccaccagctcccactcctgaaggaagaaaacaaaaagaaaaatcataGGCAAGCCTGACGAAAAAGAACAAAAAGCTTATACTCATTTTACTGATTGTAATTATATCACTGCTAAATTGGTTTTGCTTAACCCTTTTTTCAATACACCTCTGATGCTTTGAAGTTGTTGACTTTgcttttccttcatttttttccttcactGGAAATGTCAAGCTACACTGAAAATAATGAGGCCTGGCAGCTCCTGCCAAGATTTTACTTTTTTTGTATCCAGTGTTGAATGCCCACCCAGAAAGTTTAGCCTGCAATTAGATATTGCCAGGTCACTGTGGTCCTTCCCTAGTAACTTATTTTAAATGGCTAGAGTGCTTAATTTATAGCCATTTAAAGCCCAGTGGATAACTAGGCACACAAATAAGTAAAACGTACATTTTCTTTTTCCACTGAGAAAATTAGCCCCACAGAACTTTCTCTACAACTGTTTTAGAGATGTCCTTTGCTTCAAACTGTACTTCACGTACGCCACGGCATGTTTTGCAGAAGGGAAATGCATATGACACATTCAAGAAGACGACTGTAAGACATCTGACAATGTACTGcataggacccaatcctgcattcTTTGCACACACAAAACTTCCCGAGAAGTCACAAGAAGTTTTTGGGTGCACAAGGAATGACGGTTCAGGCCCTTAAAGTGTGGGTATACTTCAAAAAGCAGTTACATATAAAAATGTCACCTTTTCATGCAACAGATCTGCTCCTTGGGTGCCTTCAGAGCCATGTTTCCTTCCTTTAGTCTCTAAAATAAGTTTTTCATACATTTTACTGCTATTAGTCCTACAGAGCCATCATAGGTCAGAGAGAGGGAGCTGGATTCCACTCCGCTTCATGCATCATCAGAATTATTAACTACATTCCATTTATAGACTCTTTAATCTCAAGGATGCATGAGCCTGCAGAAAGCCAGCAGCACTCTCAGAGCCCAGCTTGAGTTTGTAGGGCTGGCAATTGGaaaaaaaacatcttttttaCTTGTGAACTTAGTAGATCTGAACTGGCATCTGTGAGAGACAATAAACATGGAACCCCACAACggcatttttacagtcacttttcagagtagaaccctACTTTAATAGATAACAGCTGTACCAGAAATATTGCTATTGGGATAATATAGAACCCTTCAAAAGCTGGAAATCTTCTACTAAAATATTTCCATAAGGGTGACCTGAAACCAGGCCTGCATAATTTCTCAAGAAAaaccataaaatattttaataaaatgacaATTACATTCATTACGGACTGATCTTTCTAACACTACCAGACAcaagccccaattcaggaaagtatctttattcagcaaagcacttaagcatgtgtttaactttaagcacatgtttaactccccctgaaataaaaaaatgttaagcatgtgcttaagcgcTTTCCTGAAGTGAGGCCACAGTGTTTATTGCCATAGGTAGTACCACTGGTGGAACTATTAACAGTGTATTAAGCACAGCAGCATTTGGGGGGCAAGGCCCTTCCTTTTAGATTGATTTTGCAACCTTTCCACAGATggaactccactggcttcaatgggtgTTTCACATAAGAAGCACTTGTATgaattcagggccagattctacaaATTAGGATCTGCGAGGACAGAAATATTTGATTGAAATATGCACTCTTATAaactaataatacttagcacttacatagtACTTTATATCTtaaaagtgctttgcaaatattatttCATCAGAAATCATTTAAATAACTTTTTTCAGCTCTCTCACCTTAGGATCTGATCCTGAACTCCTCACTGAGGAGACCCTAATTTACAATTACACTTAACAGAGCTGAATTTTGATAAATTTCACCCTTATTGAGTTAACACTGGGAACTACATTTACAAAAAAGGCACAAATGCCACCCATGATTTTCTAAGTTATAAATGTATCACTTGTACCGGCAATTTGTTAATTTCACAGTATGAAGCACTCCATCCTACTCTCACTAGAGTCAATGgtaatagtcccattgacttcaacaggagcaggattCAACCATAAATgaaagaaatttaaaaacaagACTTACTGCATCAAtatgaaaaaagtttgaaagcaAATTTTCCAAAGGGTGATAAAAATCCTCcatgaatatttattttatttggtacGTAACCTGAATAAAACCAAGTGACATaacatggtttttttttaaaagtccctcATATTGCAGACAGCTCCTTTAAAACTGAAAGCAGAAAAGAAACTACAAACAGAAGAGATTCTGGCAATGCTTCAAAAATGAGGTAATTTCCAATTGTGCATGTCTGACACTGGATGGCAGTGCAGCACCAGAGCACCAGAAAGAAAGCACCTTTACAAAGAACCCATCTCAGAAAGTTTCTTGCCCATTTAAACACATGTACATATATGTATGTGCATGCTATCAAAAAGAGATCTTCTGCTAACTATCTATAAatcccttaaaaaacaaaaacagtaacCAAAACCTTCAGATGATCTCCGAAGGCATTTGCTAACCAttgtgttaaataaataaataggaaaaGGACAAGAATATTAAATATTAGGCAATTATATACAGTACATTCAAAATGAATGGGGAGATCTCCCCCTCAAACAATCATGCTATTTTCATACAGGAAACTTATCTTGATCACTTTCTATCAGTGCATGAAAATCTTTAACACCTTCAACTTTTCAAATATTGTTTAAACAATTATAAATGGGCAGGGAAATGTATCATTTGCTGGGCtctggaaggaggggggaggttgTCAGCACAAGAGCTGatggtggagggggagaggggcacaCTGGAGGTAGAGTGGGGCTGCTTACCAGCAGCTCTTGGGGTTTGATGGAATTGTCCGTATATATGCAAAGTTTCTCTGCAGTGAGGGGGATTGTCTCTTTCAGCTTGGAGGCCAAGAACATGCAAActgcccccagcagctgcagatggCACTTTCTGGTGGGCACCACAGCTAAAAATCTGTCCAAGTAATTCATGGCTAGGGGGAAAACCTCTTCTTCACACTTCTGCTCTTCACAGACCTGCAGtcaaggagtgggggtggggaggaaagcgAGAGAGACAAGAAAATGAGCGATCACATGAAATTTACCAATGGTTCtaaatgatttttgtttgtttttgttttgttgcggGGAGCTagattggggggagggagcgATCTCTGGAGCGGCTGGGAAGGCTGTCAATCGGCTTTCACATTCCTTTGGTTCATTCACTAAGAAATGAATTAAGTCACAGTGTGGGAGCCGAAAGCCCatcgagcagcagcagcaacagcagcagcagccgccgcctcAGACTTTGCGACccaattttttcttcttcttttttttttttttttttgccctttttggATTTCGTcatattttcaaaaaataaataaaaatatctacACCGCCCCGTGGGCCCCTGTTTTTGGAGCGATGGCATCCCCAGGCGCCCCCCTATCATTCCCGACAATTGTAAAAATTCCCCAGGGGGGtgttctcccagccctgggcccgcGAGTCGGCAagggggggaggtggggtgggaagagccTGTATCCTCAGCAGCAGAGAATGGTTTCAAAAAATGATCAAAAATCCAGCCCAGGGGGGAAAGGGGCAAATTTCACATGAAAATCAAGAGGAAGGTCTGGGCTTCCCAGCCtggggggggtgggcggggaggggTCCCCCCAAAGCGAGATCTTAAGGGGAAATGATGGGGGCCAGCGCAAGGCTGCAAAGCCTGGAGGGCTCTGGGCCCACAGCCGCCCTTGCAGGGGAAGtattggggagagggagggattccCCGGCTCCCCGGGCTCCCCAGCAGCCTCCCCTCAAGCTGGGGGCCAGCCGTGGTGAGAAGGGGGTGCATTTCAGATCCCttctttttggggtgggggtggctcagCGCTTCTAAGCAGAGTTGCATGCAAAGCAACATGGCGAAAAATGGCACGTCCTGAGCACTGCATACGTGGGCACAGAAATACTTGTTGGGcaaaaatcggggtgggggggtcgGTCACCCCTTGTTTTTTGCACGGCATCTGGGGCAGCTCCCCTCGCCATAAAAGCCTCCCTCGAGCAGATCCAGTagcctgggggaagaggagggtttTCTTGTCCTTGTTTTGCAAATGACTTTTGCAACTTTCCTTCGCCCCCATTTTGCACCCCTCTTTGCAAAGCAGCAGCCCCGGAAGGGCAGTTTTCTTCACAGGTTCACACTCAAACGACCGAGACACAATCATTTCACatccccttctgcctccccccccccaccccgacaaGGAAAGCACTGAATGAATTAGCAAAAACCATGATCTGGGGGGAAACGCTGCAAGAAAAGAAGGGACAAAACAAACTCAGGAGAGCTTGCAGCCACCACCCCTGTGCAAAGGAACCCCCTAAAATCCCGAACTAGGGGCAAAGAAGGGAGACAGAccgaggcgggggggggggctctgcctcTCCATTTAATACAAACCTCCAACATCCAGGTCGCCACCATCCTCCTCATAAAGGGCTGGATGTCCTTCTGGACGCATTTGAAATAGGAACATTGGGGCAGATACCTCTCTTCTATGGTTAACAAATTGTGCAAAACGCGGTCATCATAGAGCAAGTTCGGGTCGGGCAGAGCTCTCCGCATGGGATCCACCTCGCAGCACAGCAGCTCCATGTTTCCAAAGAGATCTCCCTCTTTCTCGGATGGaaaagttttttggggggaggaggagggggcaaagGAGGAGGGGTGAGTGGGTGGGAGGCAGACTGCAGGGCTTtccagctccctcctgcttccttgaaagttctctctcctctctctcgcGCTCTTGATTTCTAGCCTAAAGTTGAAGCAAAAGTGACGCAACTCACTAGGGCAGGCAGTTCTCTCGCTTGTTATTATGGAGAACAGCAGCTGGTCAGATGTAACATCAAACGCGTTGTTTTCCCCCTCTATAAGCTAACAAGGAACCAGGAGGCCCTTGTATAGGGCACACACAAAATGACAGCTTCTCTTTTTCTTCGTTACAGCGACCAAACAAAATCGTTCCAGACTTTCTGCTGCACCGGGCAATCTGGATCCATatacctttttttttcctcttagttTTTTAATTGCTTATTGCAAGAACAGAACCGAGTGGCTCACCGAATATGAGCctagttttgtgtgtgttaacCATGATATTTCCTTGCTCACTGGAGATCCTCCTGCTTCTTCCAGATTAAACAGAAGCTTTCGGATACccctttccccacacacacattctctccccctcttctccccccccccccgccgcccccaatCCTCCTGACCTGCAACCAGGAGGAAAACTTTGCTTGCCAGCGAAAGACTAAAGGCAAAACAGAGACCGTACAAAAGAAGATTCCAAGGCTGTGTGCTTGCTGATGCTTGTATATTTTGCAGTATTTTCACGCTGCTGTTTGGGGAGATCTAGCAGTGGCCATAATGCAACTTCCTCGAATATGTCGATGCATTTCTGACTAACAGCCAGAACTGTGTTAGCACTGCATGGTCACACTGATATAGCTTTCTAGGAAAtataatgggggtgggggagcaggagggCGGATTTGTCCCGCACTTGCTCTGTGACTTTCACCCTTCAGCACTGCATTTTTTCCTGCATCAGTTATTCTTAATGCTCCCCTTTAtattgtatattttttaaaaaattgcacttGGCAATAAATGTGATTTCCATCATGCTTGATTTGCTATGAGGATCATTCATgctcttgctttttttgcatcTATTATTTGAACCATGGAGTTTaacttttattctgttttttttttaaccttttacagCACACCTCAGTTCATTGCCACTCCTCTGTGCCTCCCAGCCTATGCAAGGCAGCATTTTGTGAAGTGTGTCAAGTTTGTTAAGTCTCTGTTGCAGCCTTGCTGGAACCAGAGAAGAACCGTATGCTCCTAAAGATGGGTTTGCATGAAAAGTAAGATGGCAAGGCAGAAAATAAAGAGGGGTGTGTGGCTAGCATACCTCCTAATCACCCCTTCCGTCCCCCCAGTAAAATGAAGGTGAAGTGGAGGGAAAGAAAATATCACTTTAAAAGTGTGAGTTCAGAGTTTGGGGAGCTGCTTCCCCTCCCTCTATTTGCATAGCCAATAGCTCTGGGGCTTTTGCTGCTGCGCGCTGATTGTTACTGGGCAGATTATATTTTAAGGAAGAAGCATTCCTCACTACATCAAAAGAAAccaaggagggggaagggggtggggaagacacacacacacaaccttctgACCTTATCAACTGAGGAAAATCAGTATCCGGTCTActgtaaaaaaattaatcaaagatCAAAGATAAAAATTGCTAATTGGAAATTAGCAATCACCCCCAAAACCGAAAACAAaccaaagaaaaaaacccacccacccacaacccTCAAATTGCAGTTCAAAACGAAACAGTATGTACTGAGGATGAAACTGCCTTGGTTTAGCTGCATGAGGAATAAagtcacatttaaaaacaaaactttccCAAACtgagtagatattttagtcagtGATGTGCAATGTTTGTTTAACTACCAAAAAGACAATCTGGACCTTTTTACAGCACCTTTGATACTTGCTAATGAGTGGAGCCATCTTAATGAGGTATACACTATTCCTATTATCTTTCATCAAAAGGCATCTACCTCCTGCCTCCCAAAAAGCAAAGAACCACACGTGATTTCAAATCCATGCGCCATACGAACTATGGTGTAAATCATTTTTAGCGTCTTATCACGTCATTGTCTGGGAGCTTATCAGTAAAAGTCCGCAATAGAAAGCACTGGAAACGTATCTATTTTGCAAATTTTGTATTTTATTACGGCATTTGGGGAAAGGAAGGCGGGAATCCCTCACCCATGCATATAAATTGAGATCTATGCTACTCAATGAAAGGCTCTTAGACTTTATCTTCCCCTATTCATTTCCCTTCCTATTGCCTGACAgctcctgtaaaatggggagtgCGTTGTGTCAatgaactccccccccccaaatcttagTGAATTTATAAGCTCCAAACCCAgtaattgtgattatttattattattttcaaggAAAAGGGAGAGTGATATAATATCCTATTGGCACAAGCTAATTGACAAAAGTTTCTAAGTTTTAAAAGTTGATAGATATCTAGTTGGATTGGATATAAATTAATACTATGTTGTCAGAAAGCAGGATTCTTGTAACAGAGAGATAAATATGCAGGAACCTCCACCTTCAACGACCCCAATCATCAAGGGGAATAAACTAAGTGATCATTTCCCCGATTGTATATACATCTCTCACAGTTTATAGTCCTGATATGCTAattcaacttttatttttaaataatacgTAATGATGGAGCATTTCAAAATTGTGTaaacattttgttcatttttttaaaaaataaaaaccatgcAAATTGTGCATCAGAGATGTGGCTTTTGCCTTCAGAGGTGTTGTGCAAATTCATTCCAGTACAATCGCTTAAAAAGCACTAGTCTTTTAAGTAACCGTTTTCAACTCCCGACTTCTATTCTTTGAAACGCTACCGTTAAAAAGCAGGCGAGGTTCTCATTTTCCTCTATTAGGGTATAAAAGAGGCTTTTGCTTTGACTGTATGTGGCGATGAGGGTTGTAGATGCAGTTATGTGTTGCATGAAAAATCCTGTCATTTCCCGACTGCTTTGTGAGTTATCGGGCAGTTTCAGAATAAAGCAGCAAAAAACAAGTTGTCTCTTAATTTTGTCCTTATGCCCAGGGGCGCTTCCCTAATAAGGCTATTAAAAAAATACCGCTTAACATTTGGAGACAGCAGATGTTTTAACAGTCTCAATTTAGAGATTAATCGAGTGCCATATGTTGAataccacccccttccccaaaaaaCTTTTCACATACGCTCTCTCTTCTTCTGATGAGCTGTTTTGGCAGTTAAAGAGCATAAATGATTAAACCAAACACTGttaggggtgggtttttttaaacagacacgCATTATGTTTATGCCAACACCTTGCAAAAATGACCCCAGTTTCTGGAAAGGTTCTGTGTGCAGCTTCATGGGGAAATCGCTCCCTGCAGTGATGCCCCTCGGTGCAGCGGCAGCCCGCACACGCATGCTGGATTTTCGCGGAAATTTAACGTCATCCTGCCAACACACGTCGGAATCATTTTTCTCGGGCGCCTCTGCTGCCGCTGCTCAGTGTCATGCTCTTCTCGAAGCGGTGCGGTCTGCGCTagagggggtgctgtgctgctgttAGCCTTATTGCAGTGGTTTAAAGGGCAGTGATCCGAGCTAAAGCGACTGCCATTCGTTTTAGGGACGTTCCTCTATTTACTATATTTCTTTatattaataatgataattaatacACTAGTAATAATGAACGatactttcttctttttttaatatgaaagcGCTAGGTGACAGGGAGAGTCTTCATTATGTATCTTGTACAGCCCCGAGTTTATCCAGgagtaatttaattatttttttttccagcttctcatttggggggaaaaaaataagggAAGTAAGCAGCCTGAAGATATTTCCAGGCACACGGTCCGATCAAACTTTGTCTCCAAGCCAAAGACTAACagcaccttttttttaaaaaaaaaaatcccaatggaGAGAGGGTTATTTaaattcaataaataaataaataaatattccctTGCAGTGTTTGTAACTTGAACACTGGAGCATGCTTGGGGCATTAGCatctgaaagtgaaactgactgaaAGCAATCTCCTTCTTCTCCACCTgaaacagaggttctcaaactgggagttgggacccctcagggggtcgcgaggttatttcatggggggggggtcatgagctgtcagcctccaccccaaaccccactttgcctccaacatttatagtggtgttaaatatataaaaagt includes the following:
- the CCND2 gene encoding G1/S-specific cyclin-D2, with translation MELLCCEVDPMRRALPDPNLLYDDRVLHNLLTIEERYLPQCSYFKCVQKDIQPFMRRMVATWMLEVCEEQKCEEEVFPLAMNYLDRFLAVVPTRKCHLQLLGAVCMFLASKLKETIPLTAEKLCIYTDNSIKPQELLEWELVVLGKLKWNLAAVTPHDFIEHILRKLPLPTDKLLLIRKHAQTFIALCATDFNFAMNPPSMIATGSVGAAICGLQLDDGESSLSGDSLTEFLAKITNTDVDCLKACQEQIESVLVSNLRQVQQQQQQRNPSKMVDELDQASTPTDVRDINL